The following are encoded together in the Kwoniella newhampshirensis strain CBS 13917 chromosome 7, whole genome shotgun sequence genome:
- a CDS encoding mitochondrial 54S ribosomal protein uL29m: protein MSRLPRLTRALRFMHTEGRQIDHTGPSTSPSSHSHLSPSATSIHPSVPQPDLVDPVPTLVSSRPSFTSKGRPIPRRPAREIPVTLPNGDPEPPFYPPPAEYFDGLDSRKKDPHPLWQFFHVPIAARARVEAKTNNPQEMGSLDTLPNGDANLHSGRSWTAAELRQKSFKDLHTLWYVLLRERNVLATQREERRVLSIGSRVDGELLMKRAFRCRKTMARIKYVLNERRLGLIAAAGPHLNIEPTHIPWSASPTSDPAGATAAIRGETELPLDVLRSATPSTREQDPKGDPFVEDEAVSEEEVESRDEGFGGGKEAEEFVNDVEVREDGKVERKE, encoded by the exons ATGTCCAGACTACCTCGACTCACTCGTGCGTTGCGATTCATGCACACGGAAGGCCGTCAGATCGATCATACCGGACCATCAACATCCCCTTCGTCACACTCCCATCTTTCCCCATCTGCAACCTCGATCCATCCTTCTGTCCCTCAACCAGACCTGGTCGACCCCGTACCCACTCTCGTATCATCCCGACCGTCATTCACTTCTAAAGGTCGACCTATCCCCAGAAGACCCGCTCGAGAGATCCCGGTGACGTTACCAAACGGTGATCCGGAACCACCGTTCTATCCCCCTCCCGCGGAATACTTTGATGGGTTGGattcgaggaagaaggatccTCATCCGTTATGGCAGTTCTTCCATGTTCCGATCgcagcgagagcgagagtcgAAGCGAAAACTAACAATCCTCAAGAGATGGGGAGCTTGGACACACTACCCAATGGCGATGCTAATTTGCAtagtg GTCGATCCTGGACTGCTGCAGAGCTGAGACAAAAGTCCTTCAAAGATTTGCATACTCTTTGGTATGTTCTCCTGAGGGAGAGAAATGTCCTCGCAACGCAAAGGGAGGAACGACGGGTGCTCAGTATCGGATCAAGAGTGGACGGAGAACTACTTATGAAGCGAGCTTTCCGA TGTCGCAAAACCATGGCTAGGATCAAGTACGTCTTGAACGAAAGACGACTGGGTCTCATCGCGGCTGCTGGACCTCATCTGAATATCGAACCAACCCACATTCCTTGGTCAGCATCGCCCACGTCGGATCCAGCAGGTGCGACAGCTGCCATCCGAGGCGAGACTGAACTCCCTCTGGATGTCCTTCGATCGGCTACTCCCTCGACTAGGGAACAGGATCCGAAGGGAGATCCGTtcgtcgaggacgaggctgtcagcgaagaagaggtagaATCAAGAGATGAAGGCTTTGGCGGTGGGAAGGAAGCTGAGGAGTTCGTCAATGATGTAGAGGTCAGGGAGGAtggcaaggtggagaggaaggagtaG